From Longimicrobium sp.:
GACCGCGGACCACATCCTGGTGGACGCCGGGATGGAGGGCGCGGGCGCGGCCGGCGAGCCGCTGCGCAGGCTGGCGCAGTTCGACCGCTACCGCATGAAGAAGTACTGGCGCACCAACCAGGACACCGCCCTCAACCAGCGCCCCATCGTGCGCAAGGGGCAGCACGTGGCCAAGGGCGACGTGCTGGCCGACGGCGCATCGACGGACGGGGGCGAGCTGGCGCTGGGGCGCAACCTGCTGGTGGCGTTCATGCCCTGGTACGGCCACAACTTCGAGGACGCCATCGTCCTCAGCGAGCGGCTGGTCAAGGACGACGTCTACACGTCGATCCACATCCAGGAGCTGGAGCTTCAGGTGCGCGACACCAAGCGCGGCATGGAGGAGATCACGCGCGAAATCCCCAACGTCGCCGAGGAGTCGCTGGTCGACCTCGACGAGCGGGGCGTGGTGCGCATCGGCGCGCGGGTTAAGGCCGGCGACATCCTGGTGGGCAAGATCACCCCCAAGGGCGAGACCGAGCTTTCCCCCGAAGAGAAGCTGCTGACCGCCATCTTCGGCGAGAAGGCCAAGGACGTAAAGGATTCGTCGCTCAAGGTGCCGCCCGGCGTGGAAGGCACGGTGATCGACGTGAAGATCTTCAGCCGCCGCATCGACGACCCGATCCTTGAAAAGGAGCGGGGCCAGCGCATCGGCGAGCTGCGCGCCTACGAGCGCGGCGAGATCGGCCGCATCGGCGAAGCGCGTGACGAGGAAGTGCGCGAGCTGATCCGCGGGAAAGAGGTCGCTCTCTTCCTGAAGCGCGGCACGGTGGAGCCCTTCTTCAACGAAGGGACGATGCTGACCGACGACGTGATCGCGGCACTGGACCTGAACGAGGTGGACCTCACCACGCTCAAGGTTACGGACCGCGCCACGAACGAGCAGCTTCGCCGCCTGATCGACGAGAGCAAGCGCCGCATCGAGCGGGTTCGCCAGCGCACCGAGAACCAGATCGACAAGGTGTTCCAGCCGGACGAGCTGCCCCCGGGCGTCGTGCAGCTGGTGAAGGTGTACCTCGCCGAGAAGCGCAAGATCTCGGTGGGCGACAAGATGGCCGGGCGCCACGGGAACAAGGGGATCATCGCCCGCATCGTGCCCGAGGAGGACATGCCGTTCCTTCCGGACGGGCGGTCGGTGGACGTGTGCCTCAACCCGCTGGGCGTGCCCAGCCGCATGAACGTGGGGCAGATCCTGGAGACCCACCTGGGGTGGGCGGCGCGGGTGCTGGGCTTCGAGGCCAAGACCCCCGTCTTCCAGGGCGCGTCGGAGGACGAGATCGGCGCGCTGCTGCGCCTGGCCGGTGCCCACTGGGCCCGGCAGGCGTTGAACGTGACGGCCGAGCCGCCCACTTTCGACGTGCACGACGCGCGTCAGGTGGCGGAAGCGGTGCAGGCGGTGGAGGCGGCGGCGGGGGTGCAGCCGCGCCCCGAGATGGGGATCGGCCGCGCCATCGACCGGATCGTGGGGACCCCGGCGGCCGAGGGGCCGCTGGGCGACAAGCTGGACGCGCTGCGCGACTACCTGGTGGCCGCGGCGCGCGAGCTGGTGGAGCGTGGCGAGGGGACGTTCGAGGCGGAGTTCCCGGCCGCCTTCGCCCTCACGACGACGAAGGGCGGCGAGGGGCTGAACGCGGCGCTGGAGGAGCACATGCTCCGCGCCGGGCTCACCCCGGGCGGCAAGGTGTGGATGCGCGACGGCCGCAGCGGGGCGACGTTCAAGAGCCCGGTAACGGTGGGAACCATCTACATGCTGAAGCTGAGCCACCTGGTGGACGACAAGATCCACGCGCGCTCCATCGGGCCGTACTCGCTGGTCACGCAGCAGCCGCTGGCCGGCAAGGCGCAGTTCGGCGGCCAGCGCTTCGGAGAGATGGAGGTGTGGGCGCTGGAGGCGTACGGCGCCGCGCACACCCTGCAGGAGATCCTGACGGTGAAGTCGGACGACGTGAACGGCCGCTCGCGGGTGTACGAGGCGATCGTCAAGGGCGAGAACCTTCCCGAGCCCGGGCTGCCGGAGTCGTTCAACGTGCTGGTGAAGGAGCTGCAGGCGCTGGGGATTTCGGTGACGCTCGGAAGTTAGGAATGGAAGTCCTGAGTGCTGAGTGCTAAGTGCTAAGTGAACGCGGGTCAGGACTTAGCACTTAGGACTTAGGACTTTGATCCGCAGCCGGCAGCACGACGTATTAACGGCCCGAGCAACCACCGCCCGGGACACTTTCGATAAAGGGGACACCGATGATCGATTTTCCCCGCGCCCGCGAGACACGCTCGCAGGACTTCAACTACATCCAGGTCAAGATCGCGTCCCCGGACGAGATCAGGGGCTGGAGCTTCGGCGAAGTGACCAAGCCGGAGACGATCAACTACCGCTCCTTCAAGCCGGAGCGGGACGGGCTCTTCTGCGAGCGCATCTTCGGTCCGGTCAAGGACTGGGAGTGCCACTGCGGCAAGTTCAAGCGCATCCGCTTCCGCGGCCACGTCTGCGACAAGTGCGGCGTCGAAGTGACGCTCAGCAAGGTGCGGCGCGAGCGGATGGGGCACATCGAGCTGGCCGTGCCCGTGGCGCACATCTGGATGTTCAAGACGCTCCCCTCACAGATGGGCTACCTGCTGGGGATGACGCTGCGCGACCTGGAAAAGGTGATCTACTACGCCACGTACGTGGTCACCAACGTCGGCGCGCAGGACGTGAAGCACTCGCAGGTGCTGGATGAGGACGAGTTCATCGCCCTCCGCGCCAAGGCGGTTGAAGAGGGCGATGCCGACTTCGCGGCCGACATCGGCGCGGACGCGGTGCGCAACCTCCTGCGCCAGATCGACGTCGACAGCCTGGCCGAGTCGCTGCGTGCGCAGGTGGCCACCGAGACGAGCCAGCACCGCAAGAAGATGGTGCTGAAGCGCCTCAAGGTGATCGACGCCATCCGCGCCTCCGGCGCCACCCCGTCCGAGCGCAACCGGCCGGAGTGGATGATCATGGACGTGATCCCGGTGATCCCGCCCGACCTGCGGCCCCTGGTGCCGCTGGACGGCGGCCGGTTCGCCACGTCCGACCTGAACGACCTGTACCGCCGCGTCATCAACCGGAACAACCGGTTGAAGAAGCTGATGGAGATGCGCGCCCCGGAGGTCATCCTCCGCAACGAGAAGCGCATGCTGCAGGAGGCCGTCGACGCGCTGTTCGACAACGGCCGCCGCAGCAAGGCGATCCGCGGCCGCGGCAAGCGCCCCCTCAAGTCGCTCAGCGACATGCTGAAGGGGAAGCAGGGCCGCTTCCGGCAGAACCTGCTGGGCAAGCGCGTGGACTACTCGGGCCGCTCCGTGATCGTGGTGGGCCCCGAGCTGAAGCTGCACCAGTGCGGCCTGCCCAAGGCGATGGCCGTGGAGCTCTTCAAGCCCTTCATCATCCACGAGCTTGAGAAGCGGGGCGAGGCGGAGACGGTGAAGCGCGCCAAGAAGATCGTTGAGCGCGACGACCCGCGGGTGTACGAGGTGCTCGAGGACATCATCCGCGACCACCCGGTGCTCCTGAACCGCGCCCCCACGCTTCACCGCCTGGGGATCCAGGCGTTCGAGCCGGTGCTCGTCGAGGGCAAGGCGATCCGCGTGCATCCGCTGGTGTGCGCCGCCTTCAACGCCGACTTCGACGGCGACCAGATGGCCGTGCACGTCCCGCTGAGCTTCGAGGCCCAGCTGGAGGCGCGCGTGCTGATGCTGTCGTCCAACAACATCCTGCTGCCCTCCAACGGCCGGCCCATCGCCGCGCCGTCGCAGGACATCGTGATCGGGTGCTACTGGCTCACCAAGGACCGCGCCGATTCGCCGCTCTCCTTTGCGGCCGACGCGGAGGAGCGCGCGATCCCCGGCGCCGAGCACGACACCACCCGGCTGGTGCGCCGCTTCGGCAACGTGGCCGAGGTGGAGATGGCGCTGGCGCACAACCTGGTGGAGCTGCACTCGCCGGTCTACTACCTCACCGACCCGCGCCCCGACGCGGAGCTCGACGAGGGCGAGGCCCGCAAGCCCGTCTGGATCGAGACCACGCCGGGCCGCGTGATCTTCAACTCCGTGGTGCCGGGGCCGATGGGCTTCTGGAACAAGACCATGGGGAAGAAGGAGCTGGGCGACGTGATCTTCAGCGCCTACCGCACGGTGGGGCTGGGCCGTACCGTCGTGTTCCTTGACGACCTCAAGGCGTTCGGCTTCCGCTACGCCACCTTTGGCGGCGTGTCGGTGGGGATCGAGGACATGAAGATCCCGGCCGAGAAGGACGAGATCCTTCGCGAGGCGGATGACGACGTGGCGCGCTTCACCCGCGCGTACAACAACGGCGTCATCTCCAACGGCGAGCGCTACAACAAGGTCATCGACACCTGGACGCACGCCAACAACGACGTGGCGGACGCCATGGTGGCGCGCCTGGCCGGCGACCGCGCGGGGTTCAACCCGGTGTTCATGATGATGAACTCCGGCGCCCGCGGTTCGCGCGACCAGATGCGGCAGCTGGCCGGGATGCGCGGCCTGATGGCCAAGCCCCAGAAGAAGCTGACCGGCGGCATCGGCGAGATCATCGAGAGCCCGATCAAGTCGAACTTCCGCGAGGGGCTCACCGTGCTGGAGTACTTCATCTCCACGCACGGCGCGCGAAAGGGCCTGGCCGACACGGCGCTCAAGACGGCCGACGCCGGCTACCTGACCCGCCGCCTGGTGGACGTGGCGCAGGACGTCACGATCAGCGAGGAGGACTGCGGCACGGTGCTGGGCCTGGAAGTGTCCGCGCTCAAGGAGGGCGAGGACGTGGTGGAGCCGCTCAAGGACCGCATCGTCGGCTTCGTGGCCGCCGACGACGTGGTGGACCCGATCGACAACGAGCAGCTCGTGGAGGCCGGCGAGCTGATCACCGAGGAGGTGGCGGACAACATCGAGGACGCGGGGATCCAGTCGGTCAAGATCCGCAACGTCCTCACCTGCGACAGCCGCCGCGGGCTGTGCCGCCAGTGCTACGGGCGCAACCTGGCGACGATGGGGATGGTGGACCTGGGCGAGGCGGTCGGCATCCTGGCCGCGCAGTCCATCGGCGAGCCGGGCACCCAGCTTACGCTGCGCACCTTCCACATCGGCGGCACGGCGGCCCGCATCGCGGCCACCACGCAGCGGAAGAGCAAGGTGGAGGGCATTGCCCAGTTCGACCGCATCACCGCGGTCGCCACGCCGCAGGGCGACCGCATCGTCACCTCGCGCGAAGGCGAGATCATCATGCGCACGCCGGAAGGGACCGTGCGCAGCCGCCTGGCGGTGCCGTACGGCTCCACCATCAGCGTGAGCGACGGCGACCAGATCGCCATCGGCGACCTGCTCTTCGCGTGGGACCCGTACAGCGAGCCGATCGTGGCCGACTTCGGCGGCACGGTGCGCTTCATCGACATCTCCGATGAAGAGACCGTGCGCGAGGAGCTGGACGAGTCGACCGGCCGCCGCCAGCTCGTCATCATCGAGGACCGGAGCAAGAAGCTGCACCCGATGATTGAGATCGTGGACGAGAGCGGCGTGAAGCTGCGCGAGTTCATCGTCCCGGTGGGCGCGCAGCTCACGGTGCGCGACGGCGAGGTGATCGCCCCGGGCGCCGCGCTGGCCAAGATCGCCCGCGAGGCGTACAAGACCCGCGACATCACGGGCGGCCTGCCGCGCATCGCCGAGCTGTTCGAGGCGCGCAAGCCCAAGGACCCGGCGGTCATCACCGAGGTGGACGGCAACGTGCGCTTCGGCGACATCAAGCGCGGCAAGCGCGAGGTGATCGTGATCCCGGAGACGGGGAACGAGCGGGTGTACGAGGTGCCGGTGGGCAAGCACCTCCGGGTGCACGAGGGCGACTACGTGCGCGCCGGCGACCGCCTCAGCGAGGGTCCGGTGAACCCGCACGACATCCTGCGGATCAAGGGTCCGCGGGCCGTGCAGGAGTACCTGCTCAACGAGGTGCAGGAGGTTTACCGCCTGCAGGGCGTGAAGATCAACGACAAGCACATCGGCGTCATCGTGCGCCAGATGCTCCAGAAGGTGCGGATCACCGAGCCGGGCTCCACGGAGTTCCTGGAGGGCGAGACGGTGGACCGCACGGTGTTCCTGGACGAGAACCAGCGGGTGATGGAGGCGGGAGAGGCTCCGGCCATCTCCGAGCCGCTGCTGCTGGGGATCACCAAGGCGTCGCTGACCACGCAGTCGTTCATCTCGGCGGCCTCCTTCCAGGAGACCACCCGGGTGCTGACCGACGCCGCCATCCGCGGCGCGCGGGACAACCTGCAGGGGCTGAAGGAGAACATCATCATCGGCCACCTGATCCCCGCCGGCACCGGCATCTACCGGTACCAGGAGGTGGAATTCGGTGCCGAGGGCGACGCTCCGGCGGCCGCCCCCACGCCCGCCGCCGAGACGGCGACGGTCGCGGGGTAGGGTTGGATGCAGGGCAGGAACGGAAGCGGCCCCGGGCAGAGATGCCCGGGGCCGTTTTTTCGTGAGCGGGGGCGGGCCCCCTCCCCCGCTCGTCACCTCGCGGCCCCTCCCCCAATAACTGCCTGGGGGAGGGGCATACGCACGGATCTCCGCGGGGTGCGCAATCCTGTAGGGGCGCGATTTATCGCGCCCGCCCTTCGCCTTCCACGACCCTCGCCCGCTGCACCGCCACCGGTAGGGGCAGACCTGCGTGTCTGCCCACCCTTCCCCCGCCTCAATCTTCGCCCACCGCACCGTCATCCGTAGGGGCCGCCCCACGTGGCTGCCCGTGCCCGCCCTATCTCAGGCCCTCGCAGCACGCGCGGGCAGGGACGCCTTCACCCCTCCGACGCGTACACCTCCACATCCGCGCCCTCCGACCCGAACGGGACGGTCTGATCGTACTCGAACCCCAGCTTCCGCAGGACCTTCACGGAGGCGGCGTTGCCCGGAGAGACGATGGCGAGAACGCGGGTGAGGCCCAAGGTGCGGCGCCCGTAGTCGAGGACGGCGGCGGCCGATTCGAGCGCGTAGCCCCGGCCGCGGAACTCGGGGAGGAAGGCGTAGCCGATGTCCGCGTCATCGAACTGCTCCCGGCGGAGGAGGCCGCACATCCCCACCGGCTCGCCGGTCTCCTTCAGCGCCACCAGGTACAGGCCGTGTCCGTGGGCCGCGTAGCTCGCGATGGGGCCGCGGGCCAGGTACTTCGCGGCTTCCTCCTCCGTCCGCACCCCGCGGTCGCCGATGTGGGCGATGAACGATGGGTCGTTGAGGAGCCGCAGGATGAACGCGGCGTCGTCGGCGGTGAAGTGGCGGACCGACAGGCGTTCGGTTACGAGGATGGTCGTCACGCGGAACTCCGGGTGTCAGCACGCACGAGTTTACCATTATCACACGGAGACGCAGAGGGGCACCGACAGAAAAGCAAAAAAGTTGTTCTCCATGGCTTGCCGTTCCCTCTGTGGCCTCTCTGTGTGATGCCTTTCTCTGTTTCAGCCCTCGTCGCGCCGCGCCTCCTGCTGTTTTCGCCGGTTAGCGGCCCAGCGCCTTCATGGCAGATTCGGGGTAACGCGTCCCCGCCGCGACTCCCTGCGGAGCCATCTCGTCGATCCGCGCCAGGTCGTCCGGGGTGAGCTCGACGCGGAGGGCGCCCAGGTTCTCCTCCAGGTACTTGCGGCGCTTCGTCCCGGGGATCGGCACCATGTCCTCCCCCTGCGCCAGCACCCATGCGAGGGCGAGCTGCGCGGGCGTGCACCCGCGGGTCCGCGCGATCTCTTCGATGCGCGCCACCAGCTCCAGGTTCCTGGCGAAGTTCTCCCCCTGGAAACGCGGGGAGTGGCGACGGTAGTCGTCCTCCGGGAGGTCGTCGATGGTGCGGAAGCGCCCCGTCAGGAAGCCGCGCCCCAGCGGGCTGTACGGCACGAACCCGATCCCCAGCTCGCGCACGATTGGGAGGATCTCGTCCTCCGGCTCGCGGCTCCAGAGCGAGTACTCGGTCTGCAGGGCGGCGATGGGGTGCTCGGCGTGCGCGCGGCGGATCGTCTCCGGCCCCGCCTCGGAGAGCCCCAGGAAGCGCACCTTGCCGTCGTCCACCAGCCGCGCCATCGCCCCCACCGTCTCTTCGATGGGGACGCCGGTGTCCACGCGGTGCTGGTAGTAGAGGTCGATGTGGTCGGTGCCGAGCCGCTTGAGGCTCGCCTCGCACGCCCTGCGCACGTACTCCGGGCGCCCGTTGATGCCGCGGAACGCCGGGTCCTCCGAACGGACGATGCCGAACTTCGTGGCGATCACCACCCGGTCTCGCTTGCCGCGGATGGCCTTCCCCACGAGCTCCTCGTTGGTGTAGGGCCCGTAGATGTCCGCGGTGTCCAGCAGCGTCACGCCCAGATCTAGCGCGCGGCTGATGGTGGCGAGTGACTCGTCCTCGTCGCCCTCGCCGTAGAATTCCGACATCCCCATGCACCCCAGCCCCAGCGCGGACACCCGCAGCCCGCCGCTCCCCAGCGCACGCTCCTCCATCATCCCCCTCCCGGTTCCACTCGCCGACGGTCTTCACGAAGGCGGGAACGTTATCGCACCACGTCACCGGCGCCAAGGCCGGGAGGGAAACCAGGCACCGGCGCCGGGAGATGACAAGGAGTCGGTGCTGCAACCAGGCCCCGGCCCCGCATCGCCGGGGGATGAATTGAATCCCCCGGCTGGAACCACGGGAAGGCGGCCGAAGCGGGCTCCAGAAACGCGGCATTGGACCCCGAGTCCGCGCAGGCGGACTTTGTGCTGTTGTTGCCGCGAGTTCACTCGCCCCAAACATCCAAAGCCCGCCCCCCTCCTCCCCCGAAAAACAAAACACTTGACGGACGCGCTCGCGTGCTGAATATTCAGCACGTGCTGTTTTTTCTGCACTTCCCTACCAGGCCGCATGGAACCGTCGCCACTCAGCCGCCGCGAGCGCCAGATCATGGACATCGTCTACCGCCGAACGCGTGCTACGGCCGCCGAGGTGCTGGACGACCTTCCGGATCCGCCCACCTATTCCGCCGTGCGCGCCGCGCTCCGCCTGCTGGAGGAAAAGGGCGAGCTGGCGCACGAGATGGATGGGAAGCGCTACGTATACCGGCCCACCACGCCGCGCAGCCGGGCGCGCACCAACGCGCTCCAGCACCTGCTCCGCACCTTTTTCAACGGGAGCCCGGAGCAGGTGGTCAACGCGCTGATCGAGGACACCCGCCCGTCCGCAGCGGAGCTGGAGCGCCTCGCCAAGCTCATCGATCACGCACGCCGGGAGGAGGTGGAAGGATGAGCCCGTTCGCGTTCCCCGACATCCTGGGCCTGGTGATCCGCACCACCGCCGTGCTCCTCGTGGCGCTCTGCGCCACCACGCTCCTCCGCCGCTCCTCCGCCGCCACGCGCCACCTGGTGTGGACGGTGGCGCTCGCGGGGGTGCTCGTGCTTCCGCTGCTGGAGCGCGTGGTCCCGGCGTGGCGCATCGTGCCCGTGCCCGCGGAGCTCGCCCCTGCGGCACCCG
This genomic window contains:
- a CDS encoding BlaI/MecI/CopY family transcriptional regulator, with translation MEPSPLSRRERQIMDIVYRRTRATAAEVLDDLPDPPTYSAVRAALRLLEEKGELAHEMDGKRYVYRPTTPRSRARTNALQHLLRTFFNGSPEQVVNALIEDTRPSAAELERLAKLIDHARREEVEG
- a CDS encoding GNAT family N-acetyltransferase, with the translated sequence MTTILVTERLSVRHFTADDAAFILRLLNDPSFIAHIGDRGVRTEEEAAKYLARGPIASYAAHGHGLYLVALKETGEPVGMCGLLRREQFDDADIGYAFLPEFRGRGYALESAAAVLDYGRRTLGLTRVLAIVSPGNAASVKVLRKLGFEYDQTVPFGSEGADVEVYASEG
- a CDS encoding aldo/keto reductase; this encodes MMEERALGSGGLRVSALGLGCMGMSEFYGEGDEDESLATISRALDLGVTLLDTADIYGPYTNEELVGKAIRGKRDRVVIATKFGIVRSEDPAFRGINGRPEYVRRACEASLKRLGTDHIDLYYQHRVDTGVPIEETVGAMARLVDDGKVRFLGLSEAGPETIRRAHAEHPIAALQTEYSLWSREPEDEILPIVRELGIGFVPYSPLGRGFLTGRFRTIDDLPEDDYRRHSPRFQGENFARNLELVARIEEIARTRGCTPAQLALAWVLAQGEDMVPIPGTKRRKYLEENLGALRVELTPDDLARIDEMAPQGVAAGTRYPESAMKALGR
- the rpoC gene encoding DNA-directed RNA polymerase subunit beta'; protein product: MIDFPRARETRSQDFNYIQVKIASPDEIRGWSFGEVTKPETINYRSFKPERDGLFCERIFGPVKDWECHCGKFKRIRFRGHVCDKCGVEVTLSKVRRERMGHIELAVPVAHIWMFKTLPSQMGYLLGMTLRDLEKVIYYATYVVTNVGAQDVKHSQVLDEDEFIALRAKAVEEGDADFAADIGADAVRNLLRQIDVDSLAESLRAQVATETSQHRKKMVLKRLKVIDAIRASGATPSERNRPEWMIMDVIPVIPPDLRPLVPLDGGRFATSDLNDLYRRVINRNNRLKKLMEMRAPEVILRNEKRMLQEAVDALFDNGRRSKAIRGRGKRPLKSLSDMLKGKQGRFRQNLLGKRVDYSGRSVIVVGPELKLHQCGLPKAMAVELFKPFIIHELEKRGEAETVKRAKKIVERDDPRVYEVLEDIIRDHPVLLNRAPTLHRLGIQAFEPVLVEGKAIRVHPLVCAAFNADFDGDQMAVHVPLSFEAQLEARVLMLSSNNILLPSNGRPIAAPSQDIVIGCYWLTKDRADSPLSFAADAEERAIPGAEHDTTRLVRRFGNVAEVEMALAHNLVELHSPVYYLTDPRPDAELDEGEARKPVWIETTPGRVIFNSVVPGPMGFWNKTMGKKELGDVIFSAYRTVGLGRTVVFLDDLKAFGFRYATFGGVSVGIEDMKIPAEKDEILREADDDVARFTRAYNNGVISNGERYNKVIDTWTHANNDVADAMVARLAGDRAGFNPVFMMMNSGARGSRDQMRQLAGMRGLMAKPQKKLTGGIGEIIESPIKSNFREGLTVLEYFISTHGARKGLADTALKTADAGYLTRRLVDVAQDVTISEEDCGTVLGLEVSALKEGEDVVEPLKDRIVGFVAADDVVDPIDNEQLVEAGELITEEVADNIEDAGIQSVKIRNVLTCDSRRGLCRQCYGRNLATMGMVDLGEAVGILAAQSIGEPGTQLTLRTFHIGGTAARIAATTQRKSKVEGIAQFDRITAVATPQGDRIVTSREGEIIMRTPEGTVRSRLAVPYGSTISVSDGDQIAIGDLLFAWDPYSEPIVADFGGTVRFIDISDEETVREELDESTGRRQLVIIEDRSKKLHPMIEIVDESGVKLREFIVPVGAQLTVRDGEVIAPGAALAKIAREAYKTRDITGGLPRIAELFEARKPKDPAVITEVDGNVRFGDIKRGKREVIVIPETGNERVYEVPVGKHLRVHEGDYVRAGDRLSEGPVNPHDILRIKGPRAVQEYLLNEVQEVYRLQGVKINDKHIGVIVRQMLQKVRITEPGSTEFLEGETVDRTVFLDENQRVMEAGEAPAISEPLLLGITKASLTTQSFISAASFQETTRVLTDAAIRGARDNLQGLKENIIIGHLIPAGTGIYRYQEVEFGAEGDAPAAAPTPAAETATVAG